One window of the Falco biarmicus isolate bFalBia1 chromosome 2, bFalBia1.pri, whole genome shotgun sequence genome contains the following:
- the N6AMT1 gene encoding methyltransferase N6AMT1 isoform X1: MAAPTLPTPRYDHVGPHGPFRDVYEPAEDTFLLLDALERDAARLREARVEICLEIGSGSGVVSTFLASSVIGSSALYICTDINPMAAYCTLETAALNNVHLQPVITDLVESHGIEASWAGGRKGREVMDRVFPLVPDLLSPGGLFYLVTIKENNPDEILETMKKYGLEGTRVLSRQAGQEMLTVLKFKKP, encoded by the exons ATGGCGGCGCCCACGCTCCCTACCCCCCGGTACGACCACGTGGGGCCGCACGGGCCTTTCCGGGACGTGTACGAGCCGGCCGAGGacaccttcctgctgctggaCGCGCTGGAGCGGGACGCGGCCCGCCTGCGGGAGGCTCG AGTTGAGATCTGCCTTGAAATAGGATCTGGATCTGGTGTGGTTTCAACATTTCTAGCTTCTTCCGTTATTGGCTCCAGTGCGCTGTATAT aTGTACAGATATCAACCCAATGGCAGCTTACTGTACACTGGAGACAGCTGCACTTAACAATGTTCACCTTCAGCCAGTCATTACTGATTTG GTGGAAAGCCATGGAATAGAGGCATCTTGGGCTGGTGGCAGAAAGGGCAGAGAAGTAATGGATAGAGTTTTTCCATTAGTACCAGACCTACTTTCACCAGGAGGATTATTCTACTTGgtcacaataaaagaaaataatccag ACGAAATTCTGgaaacaatgaagaaatatgGCTTAGAAGGCACACGAGTACTTTCCAGGCAAGCAGGACAAGAGATGCTTACTGTCCTCAAATTTAAGAAGCCTTGA
- the N6AMT1 gene encoding methyltransferase N6AMT1 isoform X2 produces MAAPTLPTPRYDHVGPHGPFRDVYEPAEDTFLLLDALERDAARLREARVEICLEIGSGSGVVSTFLASSVIGSSALYICTDINPMAAYCTLETAALNNVHLQPVITDLVRGLSPRLNGKVDLLLFNPPYVVTPSEEVESHGIEASWAGGRKGREVMDRVFPLVPDLLSPGGLFYLVTIKENNPDEILETMKKYGLEGTRVLSRQAGQEMLTVLKFKKP; encoded by the exons ATGGCGGCGCCCACGCTCCCTACCCCCCGGTACGACCACGTGGGGCCGCACGGGCCTTTCCGGGACGTGTACGAGCCGGCCGAGGacaccttcctgctgctggaCGCGCTGGAGCGGGACGCGGCCCGCCTGCGGGAGGCTCG AGTTGAGATCTGCCTTGAAATAGGATCTGGATCTGGTGTGGTTTCAACATTTCTAGCTTCTTCCGTTATTGGCTCCAGTGCGCTGTATAT aTGTACAGATATCAACCCAATGGCAGCTTACTGTACACTGGAGACAGCTGCACTTAACAATGTTCACCTTCAGCCAGTCATTACTGATTTG GTCAGAGGACTGTCTCCAAGATTAAATGGGAAGGTTGATCTACTGCTATTTAATCCACCGTATGTTGTAACACCTTCTGAAGAG GTGGAAAGCCATGGAATAGAGGCATCTTGGGCTGGTGGCAGAAAGGGCAGAGAAGTAATGGATAGAGTTTTTCCATTAGTACCAGACCTACTTTCACCAGGAGGATTATTCTACTTGgtcacaataaaagaaaataatccag ACGAAATTCTGgaaacaatgaagaaatatgGCTTAGAAGGCACACGAGTACTTTCCAGGCAAGCAGGACAAGAGATGCTTACTGTCCTCAAATTTAAGAAGCCTTGA